The following are encoded in a window of Collinsella aerofaciens genomic DNA:
- a CDS encoding ABC transporter ATP-binding protein/permease translates to MLELKGICKRYVTQSFTQVALDNVSLSFRDNEFVAILGPSGSGKTTMLNVIGGLDHFDSGDLLIDGISTKDFHDRDWDAYRNNRIGFVFQSYNLIPHQTILENVELALTLTGVGHAERRQRAREALEKVGLGEHVNKRPSQLSGGQMQRVAIARALINDPEIVLADEPTGALDSTTSVQVMDLLKDVARDRLVIMVTHNPELAYQYATRIVNLADGKITDDSDPFDVADATRREARPTRKTSMSFVTALGLSARNLMTKKGRTAMTAFAGSIGIIGIAAILALSNGVNGYIKKVEEDTLSSYPLTISKQDYDLSSMMGGQGAADDDSSENVDSSDDSAGGKAKGTDKIPVVTAVKDMFASVKSNDMTSFKAWLDAGGDGIDKEVNAIQYGYGVSPVVYRAGKGDEKPVRLVPNAMTEAMSGGASSAATVSMESMGTSVFNEMIDDQSLLDSQYDVVAGHWPTSANEAVMVLSSRGTVGDYTLYSIGALDIDELNDLVNSAMTADGGVETPETGTDFTYDDVLSTTFKVLSPADAYRKNEETGMWTDMSGDTDFMADKVVDGIDVHIVGVVRPNETANASALSPGIAYTHALTRQLMERAANSQIVQEQLAHPETDVFTGKTFDELQGEAKQGVDLGSMFSVDEAALKSAFSFDASALSGAAGGMDLSGIDLSGLDIDLSGVGKDIDFSDIMAKAPTPDFSGIFDGLELTPEQMQQVGTLANQLFEGFLQSDQFGALSPEDLKDASKLSAAFSTYLENDTAAQQILAQLKAFGGDALAERLQQAMSDYVQKQLAPYLQQAMDQVMKSISDQIAATVSAQLKAGAAGLMGQMATQMSSSFANLASAMRVDASAFAHAIHFNMDAEDLSSLMMSYAKASKLTYDNNLTTLGYADEADPISVKIFPRDFEAKERVLDHIDAYNKQVKAAGHDDRAISYTDYMGIIMGSVTDIVNTISLVLIAFVSISLVVSSIMIGIITYISVLERKKEIGILRAIGASKRNVANVFNAETFIEGLIAGVFAIIVVVLVSFPVNAWALAAKKVPNLMSLPVQDALVLIAISVLLTVVAGLLPARSASKKDPVEALRSE, encoded by the coding sequence ATGTTGGAGCTCAAAGGTATTTGCAAAAGGTACGTTACGCAGTCGTTTACGCAGGTGGCGCTCGACAACGTAAGCCTGTCTTTTCGCGATAACGAGTTCGTGGCCATTCTGGGACCTTCGGGGTCGGGTAAAACCACGATGCTCAACGTTATCGGTGGGCTCGATCATTTCGATTCCGGTGACTTGCTGATCGACGGCATATCGACCAAGGACTTTCACGATCGCGATTGGGATGCCTACCGCAACAACCGCATCGGCTTTGTGTTCCAGAGCTATAACCTCATTCCGCATCAGACCATTTTGGAAAACGTGGAGCTGGCGCTCACGCTTACGGGCGTGGGACATGCCGAACGCCGCCAGCGTGCGCGCGAGGCGTTGGAGAAAGTCGGCCTGGGCGAGCATGTTAACAAGCGCCCGAGCCAGCTTTCGGGTGGACAGATGCAGCGCGTGGCCATCGCCCGCGCCCTGATCAACGATCCCGAGATCGTGCTGGCAGACGAGCCGACCGGCGCCCTGGACTCAACGACATCCGTACAGGTTATGGATTTGCTCAAGGACGTGGCGCGCGACCGTCTGGTTATTATGGTCACGCACAATCCCGAGCTGGCGTACCAATATGCCACGCGCATCGTCAACCTGGCGGACGGCAAGATCACCGACGATTCCGATCCTTTCGATGTCGCTGACGCCACGCGCCGCGAAGCCAGGCCTACGCGCAAAACCTCGATGAGTTTTGTGACGGCGCTGGGGCTTTCTGCTCGAAACCTCATGACCAAGAAGGGCCGCACGGCCATGACTGCCTTTGCGGGCTCGATTGGCATTATCGGTATCGCGGCGATTCTGGCACTCTCCAATGGCGTAAACGGCTACATCAAGAAGGTCGAGGAGGATACGCTTTCGAGCTACCCGCTCACCATTTCCAAGCAGGATTACGACCTGTCGTCCATGATGGGCGGGCAGGGGGCTGCGGATGATGACTCGTCTGAAAACGTGGATTCGTCCGACGACAGTGCCGGCGGCAAGGCTAAGGGAACCGATAAGATTCCTGTGGTCACGGCCGTAAAGGATATGTTTGCGAGCGTTAAGTCCAACGACATGACGAGCTTTAAGGCATGGCTCGATGCCGGTGGCGACGGCATCGATAAAGAGGTCAACGCCATTCAGTACGGCTACGGTGTATCGCCGGTTGTCTATCGTGCCGGCAAGGGCGATGAGAAGCCTGTCCGGCTGGTGCCCAACGCCATGACCGAGGCCATGAGCGGAGGCGCGAGTTCGGCGGCAACGGTGAGCATGGAATCCATGGGAACCTCGGTCTTTAACGAGATGATTGACGACCAGAGCCTGCTCGACAGCCAGTACGATGTCGTGGCGGGGCATTGGCCTACGTCTGCTAACGAAGCCGTGATGGTGCTTTCGAGCCGCGGTACGGTGGGCGACTATACGCTCTACAGCATCGGTGCGCTGGATATCGATGAGCTCAATGATCTGGTAAACAGCGCTATGACGGCTGACGGTGGGGTCGAAACGCCCGAGACTGGCACCGACTTTACCTACGACGATGTGCTGTCTACCACGTTTAAGGTGCTGTCGCCGGCCGATGCGTATCGCAAAAACGAAGAGACCGGCATGTGGACCGATATGTCTGGCGACACCGACTTTATGGCCGACAAGGTTGTCGACGGTATCGACGTGCACATTGTGGGCGTGGTGCGACCCAACGAGACCGCCAACGCGAGCGCGTTGTCCCCGGGCATTGCCTACACGCATGCGCTGACTCGCCAGCTTATGGAACGCGCCGCAAATTCGCAGATTGTGCAGGAGCAGCTTGCTCACCCCGAGACGGATGTCTTTACGGGCAAAACCTTCGACGAACTGCAAGGCGAGGCCAAACAAGGCGTGGATCTGGGCAGCATGTTCAGCGTTGACGAGGCGGCGCTGAAGAGCGCATTCTCGTTCGATGCGTCTGCGCTCTCGGGTGCGGCCGGCGGTATGGACCTTTCTGGCATCGATCTGTCGGGGCTGGACATTGACCTTTCGGGCGTTGGCAAGGACATTGACTTCAGCGACATCATGGCAAAAGCGCCAACCCCAGATTTCTCGGGTATCTTTGACGGTCTGGAACTCACGCCCGAGCAAATGCAGCAGGTGGGAACACTAGCCAACCAGCTGTTTGAGGGCTTTTTGCAGTCTGATCAGTTTGGGGCGCTGTCACCCGAAGATCTTAAAGACGCGTCAAAGCTCTCTGCCGCATTCTCGACGTATCTTGAGAATGATACGGCAGCCCAGCAAATCCTGGCCCAGCTCAAAGCGTTCGGCGGCGATGCCCTGGCCGAGCGCCTGCAACAGGCGATGAGCGACTATGTGCAAAAGCAGTTGGCTCCGTATCTGCAGCAGGCTATGGATCAGGTGATGAAGTCGATCAGCGATCAGATTGCGGCGACGGTGTCAGCTCAGCTCAAGGCAGGCGCAGCAGGGCTCATGGGCCAGATGGCGACGCAGATGTCGTCGAGTTTTGCTAATCTGGCGAGCGCCATGCGCGTGGATGCGAGTGCCTTTGCTCATGCCATCCACTTCAACATGGACGCCGAGGACCTGAGCTCGCTCATGATGAGCTATGCGAAGGCGTCGAAGCTCACCTACGACAACAATCTGACCACGTTGGGCTATGCGGACGAGGCGGACCCCATCTCGGTCAAGATTTTCCCGCGTGACTTTGAGGCCAAGGAGCGCGTACTCGATCACATCGATGCGTACAACAAGCAGGTCAAAGCCGCTGGCCACGATGATCGGGCAATTTCGTACACAGATTACATGGGCATCATCATGGGTTCGGTGACCGACATCGTGAACACCATCAGCTTGGTGCTCATCGCATTCGTGAGTATCAGCCTGGTGGTGAGCTCCATCATGATCGGCATCATCACCTACATCAGCGTGCTGGAGCGCAAAAAGGAGATTGGCATTCTGCGCGCGATCGGCGCGTCGAAGCGCAACGTGGCCAACGTATTCAATGCCGAGACCTTTATCGAAGGCCTCATCGCCGGCGTCTTTGCCATTATCGTCGTGGTGCTCGTGAGTTTCCCGGTCAATGCCTGGGCGCTTGCGGCCAAAAAGGTCCCCAACCTGATGAGTCTGCCCGTGCAGGATGCGCTGGTGCTCATTGCAATTTCGGTGCTGCTGACGGTTGTTGCCGGCCTGCTGCCGGCCCGTAGCGCATCCAAGAAGGACCCCGTCGAAGCCCTGCGCTCCGAATAA
- a CDS encoding tRNA dihydrouridine synthase — protein sequence MILSLAPMEGITGHVFRRVHAECFGALDCYYTPFLPPPRVGNRFGGKAFKEIDPANNQGLNVVPQLMSKNADEFVWAAQVLADMGYREVNLNLGCPSGTVVAKGKGSGFLRNLDELEAFLSDVCERSPLPVSVKTRLGLERDDEYERVLDLYCRMPLAELIVHPRVQKDRYTGSPRKEFYGETLERAPFPVAYNGDIFDLEDMDALAEAYPDTRHVMLGRGLLANPALARMVKGGPAATAAELQRFHDTLFAVYAEEIGGNAVFRMKEWWFYAKCAFADPATVHKIVRKTKKVDEYRAAVERVFREQPLAPTARFHG from the coding sequence ATGATTCTATCGTTGGCCCCTATGGAGGGGATTACCGGGCATGTGTTCCGTCGCGTGCATGCGGAGTGCTTCGGTGCACTCGATTGCTATTACACGCCGTTTTTGCCGCCGCCGCGGGTGGGAAACCGCTTTGGCGGCAAGGCGTTTAAGGAGATCGATCCTGCCAACAACCAGGGGCTCAACGTAGTGCCCCAGCTCATGTCCAAGAACGCGGACGAGTTTGTGTGGGCGGCACAGGTGCTCGCCGACATGGGCTACCGCGAGGTCAATCTCAACCTTGGCTGCCCCTCGGGAACGGTTGTCGCCAAGGGCAAGGGCTCGGGTTTCTTGCGCAATCTCGACGAGCTCGAGGCGTTCTTAAGCGATGTGTGCGAGCGGTCGCCGTTGCCGGTATCGGTAAAGACCAGGCTGGGGTTGGAACGCGATGACGAGTATGAACGTGTGCTCGATCTGTATTGCCGCATGCCGTTGGCAGAGCTGATTGTGCACCCGCGCGTACAGAAGGACCGTTATACGGGCTCGCCGCGCAAGGAGTTTTACGGCGAGACGCTGGAGCGTGCGCCGTTTCCGGTGGCCTATAACGGCGACATTTTCGATCTTGAGGATATGGACGCGCTGGCGGAGGCCTATCCCGACACGCGCCATGTAATGCTAGGGCGTGGCCTGCTCGCGAACCCCGCGCTGGCTCGCATGGTTAAGGGCGGTCCTGCTGCCACGGCAGCCGAACTGCAGCGTTTCCACGACACTCTGTTTGCGGTCTATGCAGAAGAGATTGGCGGCAATGCGGTCTTCCGCATGAAGGAGTGGTGGTTCTACGCCAAGTGCGCTTTCGCTGATCCCGCTACCGTCCACAAGATCGTACGCAAGACCAAAAAGGTCGACGAATACCGCGCTGCCGTCGAGCGCGTCTTTCGCGAACAGCCGCTTGCACCCACAGCTCGCTTCCACGGCTAA
- a CDS encoding ribbon-helix-helix protein, CopG family gives MDAKQLEKMMGFAPGELEKAAKAYEKDEWPKGRTIKLGRPSISDEPSVVITARVGESILEAFDEKAKRHGQTRTERLRELITLDALIA, from the coding sequence ATGGACGCTAAGCAGCTCGAAAAGATGATGGGGTTTGCTCCCGGAGAGTTGGAGAAAGCCGCGAAGGCATACGAAAAAGATGAATGGCCGAAGGGTCGCACCATCAAGCTGGGAAGGCCGTCGATCTCCGATGAGCCAAGCGTCGTTATAACAGCACGTGTGGGCGAATCGATTCTTGAGGCGTTTGACGAAAAAGCCAAACGCCATGGGCAAACACGCACGGAGCGGCTCAGAGAGCTCATTACACTTGATGCACTGATTGCCTAG
- a CDS encoding IS256 family transposase yields the protein MEGKAMPQEESVLRLGRDEALEAARLWQECGDAREFACRVLGSVMNALMDSEAQQMCGASRNERSDGRENSRNGYRPRSLKTAVGDVELEIPKLRHGTYYPEGMLARWSRVDTSVAAIVQEMYVCGVSTRKVERVASKLGISSLSSSEVSSLCSDLDAEVAEFRRRDLSGTPCCYLWLDATYMSCRVGSSVVSQGVVTAIGLGADGRKHFLGCDVVDTESEDSWAAFLGGLRERGLAGVRLVVSDSHAGLVAAVSRLFQGCAWQRCVTHLQRNLQSACSGRPEDSKAAVRDLVHAAVYQDDPDLARCVWAEAAPWVASVSARAGEVFEQAEDSALAFTAFPRAHWAKLRTNNVQERANREIKRRYRVVQSFPSRESMLRLTCASLMETEGQWSQQRVFSEASAAEGFAEPADRPAPTEGRRRALGRRAREIVDEIVERRGLKKE from the coding sequence ATGGAAGGAAAGGCGATGCCCCAAGAAGAGAGTGTACTGCGCCTCGGCCGCGACGAGGCCCTCGAGGCGGCGAGGCTTTGGCAGGAGTGCGGCGACGCGCGCGAGTTCGCGTGCAGGGTGCTGGGCAGCGTGATGAACGCGCTGATGGACTCCGAGGCCCAGCAGATGTGCGGCGCGAGCCGCAACGAGCGCAGCGACGGCAGGGAGAACAGCCGCAACGGCTACCGCCCCAGGTCGCTCAAGACCGCCGTGGGCGACGTGGAGCTCGAGATACCCAAGCTCAGGCACGGCACCTACTACCCCGAGGGCATGCTCGCGCGATGGTCGCGCGTCGACACCTCGGTGGCCGCCATCGTGCAGGAGATGTACGTATGCGGCGTGTCCACCCGCAAGGTCGAGCGCGTGGCGTCCAAGCTGGGCATATCCTCGCTGTCGAGCTCGGAGGTCTCGAGCCTCTGCTCCGACCTCGACGCCGAGGTGGCGGAGTTCCGCCGCCGCGACCTGTCGGGCACGCCGTGCTGCTACCTGTGGCTCGACGCCACCTACATGAGCTGCAGGGTCGGCTCGTCGGTCGTCTCGCAGGGCGTCGTGACCGCGATCGGGCTGGGCGCCGACGGGCGCAAGCACTTCCTGGGCTGCGACGTGGTCGACACCGAGAGCGAGGACTCCTGGGCGGCATTCCTCGGCGGGCTGCGCGAGCGCGGGCTGGCCGGCGTTCGCCTCGTGGTCTCCGACAGCCACGCCGGGCTCGTGGCCGCCGTCTCGCGCCTGTTCCAGGGCTGCGCCTGGCAGCGCTGCGTGACGCACCTGCAGCGCAACCTCCAGAGCGCCTGCTCGGGCAGGCCCGAGGACTCCAAGGCGGCCGTCAGGGACCTCGTGCACGCCGCGGTCTACCAGGACGACCCCGACCTCGCGCGCTGCGTGTGGGCCGAGGCGGCGCCCTGGGTGGCGTCGGTGTCCGCCAGGGCCGGCGAGGTCTTCGAGCAGGCCGAGGACTCCGCGCTGGCGTTCACGGCCTTCCCCAGGGCGCACTGGGCCAAGCTCCGCACCAACAACGTCCAGGAGCGCGCCAACCGCGAGATCAAGCGCCGCTACAGGGTCGTGCAGTCCTTCCCCTCGAGGGAGTCGATGCTGCGCCTGACGTGCGCGAGCCTCATGGAGACCGAGGGACAGTGGTCCCAGCAGCGCGTGTTCTCCGAGGCCTCGGCCGCCGAGGGCTTCGCCGAGCCCGCGGACAGGCCGGCCCCGACAGAGGGGAGGCGCCGCGCGCTCGGGCGGCGCGCCAGGGAGATAGTGGACGAGATAGTCGAGAGGCGCGGTCTCAAGAAGGAGTAA
- a CDS encoding glutaredoxin family protein — protein MATNHELTLYVMTGCPYCIKVKRFLADNGVTIPERNISTNTEAEQTLIAVGGKRQVPCLFIDGKPLYESSDIIAWVQENLL, from the coding sequence ATGGCTACTAATCATGAGCTCACGCTGTACGTTATGACCGGCTGCCCGTATTGCATAAAAGTCAAACGATTCCTTGCCGATAACGGTGTGACCATCCCCGAGCGCAATATCTCGACCAATACCGAGGCCGAGCAGACGCTCATCGCCGTCGGCGGAAAACGCCAGGTTCCCTGCCTATTCATCGACGGCAAGCCACTCTACGAATCGAGCGACATCATCGCGTGGGTGCAGGAGAACCTACTCTAA
- a CDS encoding TipAS antibiotic-recognition domain-containing protein, with translation MAFAEKLIAIRRAHHLTQEQLAAKLFVTRQAVSRWERDEVTPGIDMMKLIAAVTGEPLSHLFEMPEHYCQSCGMILTPNDCGTDATGATTDHYCKWCYDHGKYTYDTTMEAMIEDCAPRLAQNTGMSLDEAVSLMGAVLPQLERWRTVQENEERYGSEARVRYGDEAIDAANEALLDMDPETWNDMKELERAILGQLSIAMGDGDANGSEARKLVAMHRRWIALNWGCEPQDEAYLGLAHGYLADQRFVDYYDKPCGTGATAFLVQAIESSLVRA, from the coding sequence ATGGCCTTTGCAGAAAAGCTCATTGCCATCCGTCGCGCCCATCACCTTACCCAAGAGCAGCTCGCCGCCAAACTCTTTGTCACGCGCCAAGCCGTCAGCCGTTGGGAGCGCGACGAGGTCACCCCGGGCATCGACATGATGAAGCTCATTGCCGCCGTAACCGGAGAGCCGTTGTCCCACCTGTTCGAAATGCCCGAGCATTATTGCCAGAGCTGCGGCATGATACTCACGCCCAACGACTGCGGCACCGATGCCACGGGCGCCACGACCGACCATTACTGCAAGTGGTGCTACGACCACGGCAAGTACACCTACGACACCACCATGGAGGCGATGATCGAGGATTGCGCCCCGCGGCTGGCGCAAAACACCGGCATGTCGCTCGACGAAGCCGTCTCGCTCATGGGCGCCGTCCTGCCGCAACTGGAGCGCTGGCGCACCGTGCAGGAAAACGAGGAGCGCTACGGCTCCGAAGCGCGGGTGCGCTATGGCGATGAGGCTATCGATGCAGCAAACGAAGCACTGCTGGATATGGACCCCGAGACATGGAACGACATGAAGGAACTTGAACGCGCTATTCTGGGTCAACTCTCGATTGCCATGGGCGATGGCGATGCGAATGGAAGCGAGGCTCGCAAGCTTGTCGCGATGCATCGTCGCTGGATTGCTCTCAACTGGGGATGCGAGCCCCAAGACGAGGCGTACCTGGGCCTCGCCCACGGCTATCTTGCCGACCAGCGCTTTGTTGACTACTACGACAAGCCCTGCGGCACCGGAGCCACGGCGTTTCTGGTTCAGGCCATCGAGTCGTCACTGGTCCGCGCATAG
- a CDS encoding SAM-dependent methyltransferase: protein MEPIAHIHTDLPQKFGIPRNSFLAPHLQGRIVFEPEFASNAAVEGLDSFSHLWLLWRFENGTPGGTAKDIVADAKSQDRSGTNAKWSKTVRPPRLGGAERVGVFATRSPFRPNPIGLTCVKLDRVELTDDGPTIYVLGADLRDGTPIYDIKPYIPFADCHLDATGGWIEGAPWQELDVKFPRALQDMVPPAKLPGLVEVLRQDPRRAGSKHEPNRVYHLAYAGLDISFTVDGARLTVTAINDARD, encoded by the coding sequence ATGGAACCTATTGCACACATACATACCGACCTGCCGCAGAAGTTCGGCATTCCGCGCAACAGCTTTTTGGCGCCCCATCTGCAGGGACGCATCGTTTTTGAGCCGGAATTTGCCTCCAATGCAGCGGTTGAGGGTCTGGACTCCTTCTCTCACCTGTGGCTGCTGTGGCGCTTCGAAAACGGAACGCCCGGCGGCACGGCTAAGGACATAGTTGCCGATGCCAAGTCGCAGGACAGGTCCGGCACCAACGCAAAATGGTCGAAAACTGTGCGTCCGCCGCGCCTGGGTGGAGCCGAGCGTGTGGGCGTCTTCGCCACGCGCAGCCCGTTTCGCCCTAATCCCATCGGTCTCACCTGCGTCAAGCTCGATCGTGTCGAGCTCACCGACGATGGCCCCACCATCTATGTGCTGGGGGCCGATCTGCGCGACGGCACGCCCATCTACGACATTAAGCCCTACATTCCGTTTGCGGACTGCCACTTGGATGCGACCGGCGGCTGGATCGAGGGTGCTCCGTGGCAAGAGCTCGATGTTAAGTTTCCGCGAGCGCTGCAAGATATGGTCCCGCCCGCAAAGCTCCCCGGCTTGGTCGAGGTCCTTCGCCAAGATCCGCGCCGCGCGGGCAGCAAGCACGAGCCAAACCGCGTTTACCACTTGGCTTACGCCGGGCTCGACATATCGTTTACGGTCGACGGAGCCAGGTTGACGGTAACCGCCATCAACGACGCGCGGGACTAA
- a CDS encoding MalY/PatB family protein has translation MKYDFSSLIDRHGMDSIAVDSWGEIPGMAPNAPDEGFDRIPMWVADMNFATVPTVQEYIIQRAQHPMFGYFNPRPEYFDRIIEWQSRRNGVEGLAPEHIGYENGVLGGVVSTLRAYVQPGDAVLVHSPTYIGFTKSIEAAGYRIVHSPLKLDDQGVWRMDFEDMEHKLAQNHIHAAVFCSPHNPCGRVWERDEIERAMDIYRQHDCVVISDEIWSDIILPGHKHIPTQSVSEDARMRTVALYAPSKTFNLAGLVGSYHIIYNETLRDRVCAVSNKTHYNEMNVLSMHALIGAYQPQGYEWVDELNQVLAGNIEYFCDYVDEHFEGVSYSRPQGTYMVFLDCTEWCREHGRDIQWLLDEGARVGVGYQDGRPFHGPCHIRVNLALPLSRVKEACDRLDRYVFNAR, from the coding sequence ATGAAATACGACTTTAGCTCGCTTATCGACCGCCACGGCATGGACTCCATCGCCGTTGATTCTTGGGGTGAGATCCCCGGCATGGCTCCAAACGCACCCGACGAGGGCTTCGATCGCATTCCCATGTGGGTGGCGGACATGAACTTCGCCACGGTGCCCACGGTCCAGGAGTACATCATTCAGCGTGCCCAGCACCCCATGTTTGGCTATTTCAATCCGCGCCCCGAGTACTTCGACCGCATCATCGAATGGCAGAGCCGTCGCAACGGCGTTGAGGGCTTGGCGCCGGAGCATATCGGCTACGAAAACGGCGTGCTGGGCGGTGTCGTGTCGACGCTGCGTGCGTATGTTCAGCCGGGCGATGCGGTGCTGGTCCACAGTCCTACCTACATCGGCTTTACCAAGTCCATTGAGGCCGCGGGCTATCGCATTGTCCACAGCCCGCTTAAGCTCGACGACCAAGGCGTGTGGCGTATGGACTTTGAGGACATGGAGCACAAGCTCGCGCAAAACCACATCCATGCCGCGGTGTTCTGCTCGCCGCACAATCCCTGCGGCCGCGTATGGGAGCGCGACGAGATCGAGCGCGCCATGGACATTTATCGCCAGCACGATTGCGTGGTGATCTCGGACGAGATTTGGTCCGATATCATCCTGCCGGGGCACAAGCATATCCCGACGCAGTCGGTGAGCGAGGATGCCCGCATGCGCACGGTTGCCCTCTATGCGCCCAGCAAGACGTTTAATCTGGCGGGCCTGGTCGGCAGCTACCACATCATCTACAACGAGACGCTGCGCGACCGCGTGTGCGCCGTGTCCAACAAGACTCACTACAACGAGATGAACGTCCTCTCCATGCATGCGCTTATCGGTGCCTACCAGCCGCAGGGCTACGAGTGGGTGGACGAGCTCAACCAGGTGCTTGCCGGCAATATCGAGTACTTCTGCGATTACGTGGACGAGCATTTTGAGGGCGTGTCTTATTCGCGTCCGCAGGGCACGTACATGGTGTTTCTGGACTGCACCGAGTGGTGCCGCGAACATGGCCGCGATATTCAGTGGCTGCTCGACGAGGGGGCGCGCGTGGGCGTGGGGTATCAGGACGGTCGTCCGTTCCACGGGCCCTGCCACATTCGCGTGAATCTGGCGCTGCCGCTTTCGCGCGTAAAGGAAGCGTGCGACCGCCTGGACCGCTACGTTTTTAATGCACGGTAA